Genomic DNA from Bacteroidales bacterium:
TTTTGATTTGAGTAAACTATTATTTATCTTTATTGCAATGGTTGGCTTCATTGTTGTTTTGACAAATAAATCTGTTCTCAACTTTGTTGAAAGATTTCTTTCGCGAACCAGATTTCTTCAGAGTTTTATGGGCAAGATAATCCGTAATTGGAAAGAATCATTGAATTATTATGGGGCAAATAGAAAAAAGGTGTTTTATTCCTTTATATTGTGTATCCCCATCCATCTTTTATCATTCGTAATTTTTTATATTTTCAGTCGTAGCCTGGGTATGGATCTTACTTTTTTTGAGATTGTATTTGCCATAGCAATAATGTGGTTAATTACCGCATTGCCCATTAGTATCGGAGGAATAGGTGTGAGGGAACTTTCCTTAATATGGCTTTTAGGTATGTTTAATGTATCATCAGAAATGGCAATTACCCTATCTGTAATGGGATACATTAACGGAATTATTGTTTCGATAATTGCACTTCCGTTACTGTTCGATTTTAGAAAAAAAACAAAATCACATATTTCAAGAATGTAAAATTTTATCATGCTATTTTAAAATTATCGAAACTAACGAGAACACAATGAAAATTCCATTCAATAAACCACACCTCACCGGTAAAGAAGTCCATTACATTTACGATGCTGTTGCTTCAGGGAAAATATCAGGAAATGGTAAATACACCAAATTATGTCAGCATTATTTTGAAGATCGCTGGAGGTTCAAAAAGTCATTGCTCACCACTAGTTGCACCGATGCACTGGAAATGTGCAACATGCTATTGGATATTAAACCCGGCGATGAAGTCATTATACCTTCCTACACCTTTGTAAGTACCGCCCTTGCTTTTGTAAGGCAAGGCGCAAAAATTGTTTTTACTGATAGCCGCACTGACAATCCAGGAATTGATGAGGATAAGATTGAAGAATTAATAACTAAAAAGACAAAAGCAATTGTTGTAGTACATTACGCCGGTGTAGCATGTGATATGGATAAAATTATGGCCCTGGCTGAAAAATACAATCTTTTCGTTGTTGAAGATGCGGCTCAGGCAATTAACTCATTTTATAAAGGGAAACCTCTTGGAAGTATTGGACATTTTGGATGTTTTTCTTTCCACGAAACAAAAAACATACAATGTGGTGAAGGAGGCATGTTGGTTATTAATGATGAAAGATTTATGAATCGTGCAGAAATAATTTGGGAAAAAGGTACTAACAGGGCAGAGTTTTTCAGGGGAGAAATCAACAAATATGGATGGGTTGATATTGGTTCGTCTTTTCTTCCTTCTGATATTCTTGCAGCATTCCTTTATGCTCAACTTGAACATCTTGATGACATCCAAAATAAGAGGAGAAGAATTTGGCAGCATTATTATGAAGGACTTAAACCCTTAGCTGATAAAGGTATTATAAAAATTCCCCATATACCGGATTATGCAACGAACAATGCACATATGTTCTATGTAGTTTTAAATTCTTCAGACCAAAGAGATGAGTTAATCAGGAAATTAAAAGAAAAGAACATTCATTCAGTATTTCATTATTTATCACTTCACAAGTCTCCTTATTATACTAAAAAGTATGATGGCATTGATTTAAAGAATAGTGATTATTATACAGATTGTTTGCTTAGGTTACCATTTTATTATGATTTAAATGATGAGGATATAGTATTAATATGTGATATTGTCAAAAAAAATTAAAAATAAAAATTAGTAAAAAACTTTATTTTGTTATTGGCCAATTATACAGTTCAATAACTAATGGAAAATATTATACAAGCCTCGGAAAAGAAAATCATCTTTATTAAATCATGGAATGAATGGGCTGAAGGGAATTATCTGGAACCAGATCTGCAGTGGGGTGCCCGTTATCTTGAAGTCATTAAAGATGTGTTGAAAAAATATAACCAATTGCTTTTAAAATGCATATCCTCCTTATCACCATTGCTGGCTAATAATGCGATTGATTTTCAAAATAGTATTTTACAAGTTCTAA
This window encodes:
- a CDS encoding flippase-like domain-containing protein, with the protein product MRELLVSKKQIRFTLNAIVLIACIWLLFRKYNLEEVAIHTKSLNYFIFIVSVSISIVRIWLSGLRWETLYPDNDAHLSKWSYFRFSMLAHLFNRFMLGALGGDIIKTAYAVKEQKKKRIKSVIAVLVDRIVGLISIFVFGILALFMTRDIYGFDLSKLLFIFIAMVGFIVVLTNKSVLNFVERFLSRTRFLQSFMGKIIRNWKESLNYYGANRKKVFYSFILCIPIHLLSFVIFYIFSRSLGMDLTFFEIVFAIAIMWLITALPISIGGIGVRELSLIWLLGMFNVSSEMAITLSVMGYINGIIVSIIALPLLFDFRKKTKSHISRM
- the rffA gene encoding dTDP-4-amino-4,6-dideoxygalactose transaminase, giving the protein MKIPFNKPHLTGKEVHYIYDAVASGKISGNGKYTKLCQHYFEDRWRFKKSLLTTSCTDALEMCNMLLDIKPGDEVIIPSYTFVSTALAFVRQGAKIVFTDSRTDNPGIDEDKIEELITKKTKAIVVVHYAGVACDMDKIMALAEKYNLFVVEDAAQAINSFYKGKPLGSIGHFGCFSFHETKNIQCGEGGMLVINDERFMNRAEIIWEKGTNRAEFFRGEINKYGWVDIGSSFLPSDILAAFLYAQLEHLDDIQNKRRRIWQHYYEGLKPLADKGIIKIPHIPDYATNNAHMFYVVLNSSDQRDELIRKLKEKNIHSVFHYLSLHKSPYYTKKYDGIDLKNSDYYTDCLLRLPFYYDLNDEDIVLICDIVKKN
- a CDS encoding glycoside hydrolase family 99-like domain-containing protein — protein: MENIIQASEKKIIFIKSWNEWAEGNYLEPDLQWGARYLEVIKDVLKKYNQLLLKCISSLSPLLANNAIDFQNSILQVLNNQTDYTIKAFEICKKQYSLDANLISIDKIIKSLLEDRYFLSFSQ